In Pseudomonas hamedanensis, a single window of DNA contains:
- a CDS encoding GntR family transcriptional regulator encodes MTEKKLETTVDRVYQGVYEAISKRSLRPGMKLGEASLAELFNVSRTSVRAALKQLEADGLVTTEPNKGASVSLPSNEEIRSLFETRRLIEIGIVTELCRRKDSAAMQDLREHLLLEDEAHAAGDHERLIHLLGEFHIKLARSLNNPVLLDWFQKLISRASLYAAALDDDSHEVCRDDEHLRLIEYIEAGNQSAAIELTCMHLNGIEKAILDVAAKMKTGYHPLKHLIGV; translated from the coding sequence ATGACCGAGAAGAAACTGGAAACCACGGTCGACCGCGTCTACCAAGGGGTTTACGAGGCGATCAGCAAACGTTCGTTGCGCCCGGGGATGAAACTGGGCGAGGCCTCGCTGGCCGAATTATTTAATGTCAGCCGCACGTCGGTGCGAGCGGCCTTGAAGCAATTGGAGGCCGACGGACTGGTCACCACCGAGCCCAATAAGGGTGCGTCGGTGTCGCTGCCGAGCAACGAAGAGATCCGTTCGCTGTTCGAAACCCGCCGCCTGATCGAGATCGGCATCGTTACCGAGCTGTGCCGACGCAAGGACAGTGCCGCCATGCAGGACCTGCGCGAGCACCTGTTGCTCGAAGACGAGGCGCATGCCGCTGGCGATCACGAGCGACTGATTCACCTGCTCGGCGAGTTCCACATCAAACTCGCCCGCAGCCTGAACAATCCGGTGTTGCTCGACTGGTTCCAGAAGCTGATTTCCCGTGCGTCGCTGTACGCCGCCGCACTGGACGACGACAGTCACGAAGTCTGTCGTGACGACGAGCATTTGCGCCTGATCGAATACATCGAGGCCGGCAATCAGAGCGCTGCCATCGAGCTGACCTGCATGCACTTGAACGGCATCGAGAAGGCCATTCTTGACGTCGCCGCCAAAATGAAAACCGGCTACCACCCCCTGAAACACCTGATTGGGGTCTAG
- a CDS encoding ABC transporter permease translates to MSVRSTSPALNRALLLSPVVLTLLALIAIPLGIMGYISLLPRNTYGGVDWQAEWQLHSYVQLFFQEGFDGELELNWVYAQALLRSVLQAGGTTLLCFLFGFPVALWMSSLTPRRRNLMVLLITIPFWTNLLIRNYAWLIILREHGWVAQSLNALFPSAGGITLLYNDFAVSVGLVYSFLPFMILPIYSTLEKLDWRLVEAAYDLGANRWHALRRIILPLSMPGVIAGALLVFVPSLGAFITPAILGGGKTLMIGNLIQQQFGTARNWPLGSSLSFLLLAILLVSLVLYALYSRRAAKTLNRGARP, encoded by the coding sequence ATGAGCGTCAGAAGCACGTCCCCCGCGCTCAACCGCGCGCTGTTACTCAGCCCGGTGGTGTTGACCCTGCTTGCCCTGATCGCCATTCCGTTGGGCATCATGGGCTACATCAGCTTGCTGCCGCGCAACACTTACGGCGGCGTCGACTGGCAGGCCGAATGGCAACTGCACAGCTATGTGCAGCTGTTTTTCCAGGAAGGTTTCGACGGCGAACTGGAGTTGAACTGGGTCTACGCCCAAGCCCTGTTGCGCTCGGTGCTGCAGGCCGGCGGCACCACGCTGTTGTGCTTTCTGTTCGGGTTCCCGGTGGCGTTGTGGATGTCGAGTCTGACCCCGCGCCGGCGCAACCTGATGGTGCTGCTCATCACCATCCCGTTCTGGACCAACCTGCTGATCCGCAACTACGCGTGGCTGATCATCCTGCGCGAACACGGCTGGGTCGCCCAAAGCCTCAACGCGCTGTTCCCCAGTGCCGGCGGCATCACCCTGCTCTACAACGACTTCGCGGTGAGTGTCGGTCTGGTTTACAGCTTTTTGCCGTTCATGATCCTGCCGATCTATTCGACCCTGGAAAAACTCGACTGGCGTCTGGTGGAAGCCGCGTATGACCTCGGCGCCAACCGCTGGCACGCGCTGCGGCGGATCATTTTGCCGCTGTCGATGCCCGGCGTGATTGCCGGCGCGCTGCTGGTGTTCGTGCCGAGCCTCGGTGCCTTTATCACGCCGGCGATTCTCGGCGGCGGCAAGACCCTGATGATCGGCAACCTGATCCAGCAACAGTTCGGTACCGCGCGCAACTGGCCGCTGGGCAGTTCGCTGTCGTTCCTGCTGTTGGCGATTCTGCTGGTGTCGCTGGTGCTCTACGCGCTCTACAGCCGCCGTGCGGCAAAAACCCTTAACCGTGGAGCCCGGCCATGA
- a CDS encoding ABC transporter ATP-binding protein gives MGQPKAIEVRNVSKRYSDDPGLAPALDNVSVNIADNEFFTLLGPSGCGKTTLLRTIAGFEHVSEGEIRLAGEAVNHLPPFKRRVNTVFQSYALFPHMSVAQNIAFGLEMQGLDRKSIPDRVDEMLALVQMQALAARKPAQLSGGQQQRVALARALAPKPKVLLLDEPLSALDLKLRKEMQVELKRVQKEAGITFIFVTHDQEEALTLSDRIAVMAAGRILQIGTPTEIYEHPQHRFVAQFIGDINFIPGQLKHGAHNEKLFVPNGLPVEIPCQPQGFAGSNVQLAFRPERSRLVEASEPHHLRGVIEAVLYVGTATLYQCRLNNDIKVMLRENNEGLSRGRAVGEGVAVHLPPHACLLMEA, from the coding sequence ATGGGTCAACCAAAAGCAATTGAAGTGCGCAATGTTTCAAAACGGTACTCCGATGATCCCGGCCTCGCACCGGCCCTCGACAACGTTTCGGTAAACATCGCCGATAACGAATTTTTCACCCTGCTCGGCCCTTCCGGCTGCGGCAAGACCACCCTGCTGCGCACCATTGCCGGTTTCGAACACGTCAGTGAAGGCGAGATTCGCCTGGCGGGCGAAGCGGTCAATCATCTGCCACCGTTCAAGCGCCGGGTCAACACGGTGTTCCAGAGCTACGCGCTGTTTCCGCACATGAGTGTTGCGCAGAATATCGCCTTCGGCCTGGAGATGCAGGGTCTTGATCGCAAGTCGATCCCCGATCGTGTCGACGAGATGCTCGCGCTGGTGCAAATGCAAGCGCTGGCGGCGCGTAAACCGGCGCAACTGTCCGGCGGTCAACAGCAACGCGTGGCGCTGGCCCGGGCCTTGGCGCCGAAACCAAAAGTCCTGCTGCTTGATGAACCGCTGTCGGCGCTGGACCTGAAGTTGCGCAAGGAAATGCAGGTCGAACTCAAGCGCGTGCAGAAAGAAGCCGGCATCACCTTTATTTTCGTCACTCACGATCAGGAAGAAGCGCTGACCCTGTCGGATCGGATCGCGGTGATGGCCGCCGGCAGAATCCTCCAGATCGGCACGCCGACCGAGATCTACGAGCACCCGCAACACCGCTTTGTCGCGCAGTTCATCGGCGATATCAACTTCATTCCCGGCCAGCTCAAGCACGGCGCGCACAACGAAAAACTGTTTGTGCCCAACGGCCTGCCCGTCGAGATCCCTTGCCAGCCGCAAGGCTTCGCTGGCAGCAACGTGCAACTGGCGTTCCGTCCGGAGCGCTCGCGGCTGGTCGAAGCCAGTGAACCGCATCACCTGCGCGGGGTGATCGAGGCGGTGCTGTATGTCGGCACTGCCACGCTGTACCAGTGCCGCCTGAACAACGACATCAAAGTCATGCTGCGCGAAAACAACGAAGGCCTGAGCCGTGGCCGTGCCGTCGGCGAAGGCGTCGCCGTGCACCTGCCGCCGCACGCCTGCCTGTTGATGGAGGCCTGA
- a CDS encoding hybrid sensor histidine kinase/response regulator — protein MQFLSDSYGCDGWKGEMAARIRTFDWSRTELGPLDTWPASLCSTVQLMLASQMPMVMLWGRAGYMIYNDAYSQFAGGRHPSLLGSPVELGWPEVADFNRNVVDTCLAGGTLSYRNKVLVLWRDGVPEDVWLDLYYSPVANDEGVPAGVMAMVVETTEFVLSERLRQEAENAYRADNERVRLALNAGALLGSFVWDIKHDTLSADERFARTFSYPPDQDLSNLAQDVAESRIHADDRAWVKERIARAVQTGEPYNAEYRVLRSDGSYLWVLASGACEFDEHGEPLRFPGVLLDIHERKNAEESLLKFTRNLEQRVAEEVDARLAAEEQLRQSQKLEAIGGLTGGVAHDFNNLLQVIAGNLHLLARHEPDNANVQRRVGASLAAVERGAKLSSQLLAFARRQPLSPAVCNPRQIFEGVGELLQRALGETIQIDVQLPSQPWHVYVDRNQLENAILNLAINARDAMKGEGTIGLSAANVRLDHQFCHGKGIAAGDFVRVAVSDTGVGIAPQMLEQVFEPFFTTKADGQGTGLGLSMVFGFVKQSGGHVEIDSAVGEGTRVQLYFPRSLRPILDDAPNLQRQQSGGHETLLVVEDNDAVRASAVELLREEGYRVLTAANGDAAMQMLLEGVEVDLIFTDVVMPGLIKSSDLAGWAKVQAPPVPVLFTSGHTRDIISRNHQLSPDTHLLGKPYSPQAMLQMIRAVLSA, from the coding sequence ATGCAGTTTTTATCCGATAGCTACGGGTGTGACGGCTGGAAAGGCGAAATGGCCGCACGGATCCGTACGTTCGACTGGAGCCGCACCGAACTGGGCCCGCTGGATACCTGGCCTGCCAGCCTGTGCAGCACGGTGCAACTGATGCTCGCCTCGCAAATGCCGATGGTGATGCTCTGGGGGCGCGCCGGGTACATGATCTACAACGACGCCTATTCGCAGTTCGCCGGTGGCCGCCACCCCTCGCTGCTGGGGTCGCCAGTGGAACTGGGCTGGCCGGAAGTCGCCGATTTCAACCGCAACGTGGTCGACACCTGCCTGGCGGGCGGCACCTTGTCGTATCGCAACAAAGTCCTGGTGCTATGGCGCGACGGCGTTCCTGAAGACGTCTGGCTTGACCTTTATTACAGCCCCGTGGCCAATGACGAGGGCGTCCCTGCCGGCGTCATGGCGATGGTGGTGGAAACCACCGAGTTCGTACTCTCCGAACGCCTGCGCCAGGAAGCGGAAAACGCTTACCGGGCCGATAACGAACGGGTGCGGCTGGCGCTGAATGCCGGGGCCTTGCTTGGCTCCTTTGTCTGGGACATCAAGCACGACACGCTGTCGGCCGATGAACGCTTTGCCCGTACCTTCTCCTACCCGCCGGATCAGGACCTGAGCAACCTGGCGCAGGACGTTGCCGAGTCGCGCATCCATGCCGATGACCGCGCCTGGGTGAAGGAACGTATTGCCAGGGCTGTGCAGACCGGCGAGCCCTATAACGCCGAATACCGCGTGCTGCGCAGTGATGGCAGTTATCTGTGGGTACTTGCCAGCGGTGCGTGCGAGTTTGACGAACACGGCGAGCCGTTGCGTTTCCCCGGGGTGTTGCTCGACATCCATGAGCGCAAAAACGCCGAAGAATCCCTGCTCAAGTTCACCCGCAACCTTGAACAGCGTGTCGCTGAAGAGGTCGACGCGCGGCTGGCGGCGGAAGAGCAGTTGCGCCAGTCGCAGAAGCTCGAAGCCATCGGCGGCCTGACTGGCGGCGTCGCTCACGACTTCAACAATCTGCTGCAAGTGATCGCCGGCAACCTGCACTTGCTGGCCCGGCATGAACCGGATAACGCCAACGTGCAACGCCGGGTCGGTGCGTCGCTGGCGGCGGTCGAGCGAGGCGCCAAGTTGTCCTCGCAGCTGCTCGCGTTTGCCCGCCGACAACCATTGTCACCGGCGGTGTGCAATCCGCGGCAAATCTTCGAAGGTGTCGGTGAGCTGCTGCAACGCGCACTGGGCGAAACCATTCAGATCGACGTGCAACTGCCTTCGCAGCCGTGGCACGTCTACGTCGACCGCAACCAACTGGAAAACGCCATCCTCAATCTGGCGATCAACGCCCGCGACGCCATGAAAGGTGAGGGCACCATTGGCCTGAGCGCTGCCAACGTTCGCCTCGACCACCAGTTCTGTCACGGTAAAGGTATCGCCGCCGGCGACTTCGTGCGGGTCGCGGTCAGTGACACCGGCGTCGGCATCGCGCCGCAGATGCTTGAGCAAGTGTTCGAACCGTTTTTCACCACCAAGGCCGATGGCCAGGGCACCGGCCTGGGGTTGAGCATGGTGTTCGGTTTCGTCAAACAGAGCGGCGGTCACGTCGAGATCGACAGCGCGGTGGGCGAGGGCACACGGGTGCAACTGTACTTCCCGCGCAGCTTGCGCCCGATCCTCGATGACGCGCCCAACCTGCAACGCCAGCAGAGCGGCGGTCACGAGACGCTGCTGGTGGTCGAGGACAACGACGCGGTGCGGGCTTCGGCGGTCGAACTGCTGCGCGAAGAGGGGTATCGCGTACTGACTGCCGCCAACGGCGACGCGGCGATGCAGATGTTGCTGGAAGGTGTCGAAGTGGACTTGATTTTCACCGACGTGGTCATGCCGGGGCTGATCAAAAGTTCCGACCTGGCCGGCTGGGCCAAGGTCCAGGCGCCACCGGTGCCGGTGCTGTTCACTTCCGGCCACACCCGCGACATCATCTCGCGCAATCACCAGTTGAGTCCCGACACGCACCTGCTCGGCAAACCGTATAGCCCGCAAGCGATGTTGCAGATGATCCGCGCGGTCCTCAGTGCCTGA